The following are from one region of the Drosophila willistoni isolate 14030-0811.24 unplaced genomic scaffold, UCI_dwil_1.1 Seg209, whole genome shotgun sequence genome:
- the LOC124461128 gene encoding cuticle protein 16.5-like, with protein sequence MGITKEEMVRALRASGVEVPLSATLGQIRRMHASLSTAAAADPVAAPPAVPAAAVPVAAVPDAAVPTAVPADAAVLTTAAPAATVPTAVPAAAVPVAAVPAASTVVPAAYTAVPATSTAVPSATVITAVPAAAVPVTAVPAAAVPVAAVPAASTAVPAAAVPAAAPASAAYTSAMRAAASLAAPVTDPNVP encoded by the coding sequence ATGGGAATTACCAAAGAGGAGATGGTGAGAGCTCTGCGCGCAAGCGGAGTTGAAGTACCGCTGTCCGCCACACTGGGGCAAATTCGCCGAATGCACGCTTCATTGAGcactgccgctgccgctgacCCCGTTGCCGCACCCCCTGCTGTGCCTGCCGCTGCAGTACCTGTTGCCGCTGTGCCCGACGCTGCCGTACCCACTGCTGTGCCAGCCGATGCAGCCGTGCTCACcaccgctgcacccgctgccaccgTACCCACCGCTGTGCCTGCCGCTGCAGTACCCGTTGCTGCTGTGCCCGCCGCATCCACTGTTGTACCCGCCGCATACACTGCTGTACCTGCCAcatccactgctgtacccTCTGCCACCGTGATTACTGCTGTGCCTGCCGCTGCAGTACCCGTTACTGCTGTGCCTGCCGCTGCAGTTCCCGTTGCCGCTGTACCTGCCGcatccactgctgtacccgccgccgctgtacccgctgccgcACCTGCCTCTGCTGCTTACACGTCCGCTATGCGAGCTGCTGCCTCGCTCGCCGCACCCGTCACTGATCCTAACGTTCCCTGA